The following proteins are co-located in the bacterium genome:
- a CDS encoding PorV/PorQ family protein translates to MMKRLIFISIFLFISSFVWAKNNTGATFLKINGGARPAGMGDVFCAVANDVNALYFNPAGLAQIKGEECLLTYTQWFEDVKYNYLAFAQNISRARTIGGNVTYLRINDLIGRDDDGDLTGNFDAYDLALGLAYAERLSKHSLVGLHLKSIYQLNENTSGSSIAIDFGWLYKNIIKDLDLGLCIQNIGTKIKFIKKKEELPLNIKVGLAYKLPRILIIAVDGNIPEDGKVSVNAGTEITLLRFLSLRTGYKSQTDLDSKSHWSYGVGLKISDYQINYAFVPYGILGDTHRVSLLLKFL, encoded by the coding sequence ATGATGAAAAGGCTTATCTTCATAAGTATATTTCTTTTTATCAGTTCTTTTGTCTGGGCAAAAAATAATACCGGTGCGACATTCTTGAAAATTAATGGTGGAGCAAGACCAGCGGGAATGGGTGATGTCTTTTGTGCCGTTGCCAATGATGTTAATGCGTTATATTTTAACCCCGCAGGATTAGCTCAGATTAAAGGAGAAGAGTGTTTATTAACCTATACTCAATGGTTTGAAGATGTTAAATATAACTACCTTGCCTTTGCCCAAAATATTAGTCGTGCTCGAACCATAGGTGGCAATGTTACCTACCTCCGCATAAATGACCTCATTGGTAGAGATGATGACGGAGACCTGACAGGTAATTTTGATGCTTATGACTTAGCCTTAGGATTAGCTTATGCTGAAAGGTTATCTAAACATTCATTAGTTGGGTTACATTTAAAATCTATCTATCAATTAAATGAAAATACCTCTGGAAGTAGCATAGCGATTGACTTCGGCTGGTTATACAAAAACATCATTAAAGATTTAGATCTAGGACTATGCATCCAAAATATTGGAACAAAGATAAAATTTATTAAAAAAAAAGAAGAATTACCTTTAAATATCAAAGTAGGTCTTGCTTACAAATTACCTCGTATCTTGATTATAGCCGTAGATGGAAATATACCTGAAGATGGTAAAGTATCTGTTAATGCAGGAACAGAAATTACTCTCCTGCGTTTTCTATCTCTGCGCACTGGTTATAAATCCCAGACTGATTTAGATTCAAAAAGTCATTGGAGTTATGGAGTAGGATTAAAAATAAGTGATTATCAGATTAATTATGCCTTTGTTCCGTATGGAATATTAGGGGATACACATAGAGTGTCTTTATTACTTAAGTTTCTTTAA